One Trichoderma asperellum chromosome 5, complete sequence genomic region harbors:
- a CDS encoding uncharacterized protein (EggNog:ENOG41) — MTQRKWPLPTEITERIVELVCRDWRYPYRWYIYGNSPGAAQYAGVCREWQDLVERWTFRNLRLDRARLADVDRILCRRRQAYVCTVDFNIELEPYGREVYGEFETAEENARNSSLFSETLRLFFDVFSRWAPGSNGVHRGRAGILLRITAFSRSDVGRCGEAEMSRRKQDVENRDFLDDRYIHSILQLLPAATGLPVVESVSELISGKGRHISAPAWALIINGLPNAKKISINFWENEKKDLELRKRLRDEIGDALARMRCPNAEVTLSCSYAAPKDHSSIPPKLIDTRGADDAFMRGLRTWARQLKRLHLSDVVIAPEVFYPAASDDEEAASEWPHLERLVVMYAAVTPQGTWLLEHNPEDSPRDRPSPVVDLDEWGQEDLGFEVPAPEDLYEDSFRTVPVAAEMDRIHRSAARAARRMPALRDLYLVTFDGAIRWGRRYHGFLYNYDAARGVATAHWGSLPRYTPAEDVVELWREMADEVRGCQLEVLIDEDEV, encoded by the exons ATGACACAGCGCAAATGGCCCCTGCCCACAGAGATAACGGAACGCATTGTCGAGCTGGTTTGCCGGGACTGGCGCTACCCCTACCGGTGGTACATCTACGGTAACTCCCCTGGGGCTGCCCAATATGCTGGCGTCTGCAGGGAATGGCAGGACCTGGTGGAACGCTGGACGTTCCGAAACCTGCGGCTGGACCGGGCGCGCCTCGCCGATGTCGACCGGATCCTGTGCCGGCGGCGTCAGGCATACGTCTGCACAGTGGACTTCAACATAGAGCTGGAGCCGTATGGGCGCGAGGTGTACGGCGAATTTGAGACGGCCGAGGAGAATGCGCGCAACAGCTCCCTCTTCAGCGAGACGCTACGGTTGTTCTTCGACGTCTTCAGCCGGTGGGCACCTGGAAGCAACGGCGTCCATAGAGGTAGGGCGGGCATATTGCTCCGCATCACGGCCTTCTCGCGCAGCGATGTTGGCCGTTGCGGCGAGGCAGAGATGAGCAGGCGAAAGCAGGACGTCGAGAACCGGGACTTCCTCGACGACCGATACATCCACTCTATCCTGCAGCTGCTCCCAGCCGCCACCGGGCTGCCAGTCGTCGAAAGCGTCTCAGAGCTAATCTCGGGCAAGGGGCGGCACATCTCTGCACCAGCGTGGGCGCTCATCATCAACGGCCTGCCTAATGCTAAGAAGATCAGCATCAACTTCTGggagaacgagaagaaggatctGGAGCTGCGCAAACGGCTGCGGGACG AGATCGGCGATGCCCTCGCCCGAATGCGCTGCCCAAACGCTGAGGTGACGCTCTCATGCAGCTACGCGGCACCGAAAGACCACTCCAGCATCCCGCCGAAACTCATTGACACGCGCGGAGCGGACGACGCCTTCATGCGCGGCCTGCGGACGTGGGCGCGGCAGCTCAAGCGGCTGCACCTCTCGGACGTCGTGATCGCCCCAGAGGTGTTCTATCCGGCGGCTTCTGACGACGAGGAAGCGGCAAGCGAATGGCCGCACCTCGAGCGGCTTGTGGTCATGTACGCAGCGGTGACACCACAGGGTACGTGGCTGCTGGAGCATAATCCGGAGGACTCGCCGCGCGACCGCCCTTCGCCAGTGGTTGACCTCGACGAGTGGGGCCAGGAGGATTTGGGCTTTGAGGTGCCGGCGCCCGAGGACCTGTACGAGGACAGCTTCCGGACCGTGccggtggcggcggagatGGATCGAATCCACCGAAGCGCGGCCCGGGCGGCGCGGCGGATGCCGGCATTGCGGGATCTGTATCTTGTTACGTTTGACGGGGCGATCCGGTGGGGCCGCAGATACCATGGCTTCCTATATAACTACGATGCGGCTAGAGGTGTTGCCACCGCACATTGGGGGAGCTTGCCGAGATATACACCGGCCGAAGACGTGGTTGAGCTTTGGAGGGAGATGGCGGACGAGGTTCGAGGGTGTCAACTTGAGGTTTtgattgatgaagatgaagtgtAG